The Streptomyces sp. ALI-76-A nucleotide sequence CATCCGGCGCAGCCCGCCGGGACGGTACGACTCCGGTGCGTGCGGAGGCGCGCAGCGGTTGTCGGGGAGTCGGGGGCAGCTGGGGCGGAAGGAACCTGGGGGCTCCGCCGCCCCGCCGGCGCGCCGCTGCTTCAGCCCAAGGAAGGCCGGGAGGACGACGCACGCTTGCCGTCCAGCCTGCGCCCCGAGCCGACACGGGTTCCAGCCCGACAGCCACTCGCGCTGCCTCTGCGGCCGGCACGCACTGAGACGACAAACGACACATCACCAGTTCAGTCGTCATAAGAAATATTCTCCCCTGTTCACAACCTCGCACATCCGCACCCAGGCCGCCGGGGACCCTGTCCGCTAATCCCCCAGGAGCCACATCATGCTTTTCATACAGAAATGCATGGAGTCCGAATGGACCCTAGATGAAATAATCATCCAGGCACCCCTTCACCCGTTCGCCGCGCATCTGTTGAAGTGAGGCGACGTTAGTCGGGATATGAATGAGGCAACCATGGGAGGGCGCCGTCACCTCCTCGCAGATCAACAGCGGGAGAGCCGGACAGCCAGTGGGGTGAGGCTGGGGCCCTACACCTACATCCCCGCCCCCATGCACTCATCAGCCGCCGCGAACGGCACTCTGACACGAGGCGGACTTCCGGTCGCGCTAGCCGTTACCGAGTCTCTTCTGCGAGAATTCGTGGACGTAATGAGCGCACTGGAATCCGATCTCGCTCGACGATGGGTGGCATGCGACGATCGGTACGCCTTCCCGGGCGCGGAATAATCAGGCTGCGTCATGTACGACGAAACAGTCAATCATCTCCGAGTGCGCTCCGCGGATGACCTGCGGATGCCCAACAACGGAGGCACGGGTCGGCACCGGGCCCCGGCCGAGGTTCTCTCGGCACCCTTGGTGCCACCGGATGCGGGTTGGGATCCGGTCGAAGAACTGGCCTGGGTGCTTCAGGACGCCATGGAGGAGCAGCTCCCAAGAGCCACCCCCACGGCTCGCGACGAGACATCGGTCAATACCCCGCCCGCTGGCACGCCCCTATGGAACCTCCAGGAACTCACGGCGGAGCTACCGCCCCTGAAAAGACTTCGCCGAGGTCATCGTAAGGTTCGTGAACGCAAGCGCCTGAGCGCGCTCCAAGTAACCAGCTGCCTCATCGCCACGCTGGCGGCAGTCATCGCCTCCGCAGTGAGTTTTTTCAGCGGGATGGCTGCTTACGCTCCCTTGCGCGTCATTGCCACTTCCCGCGTGCAGAGTGGCATCGTGGCATGGTGGCCCCTACTGGTGTACGGGCCTTGGCTGGTTGCGTCGCTCTCCGTCCTCCGCGCCGCACTGCATCAGCGCCGCGCCGTGCACTCCTGGTGCATGATCCTCCTTTTTTCATCGATTGCGATTCTTTTGTGTGTCGATCAGGCGCCCAAAACTCTCCTCGGCATCACAGCAGCCGCCCTGCCGGGACTCGCTGCTCTCGCGTGCTTTCAGCAAGCCGTCCGCCAGATCACCATGACACGGGCACCCCGACGGACGATGCGCCGCCATCGCTCGAGGCGCTCCCCACTGCATGACCCCTCTGCCGAGGAACCGACGGGTACCGACGTCTCAGCACCATGACGTGCGTGGCCAAGAGGGCCGGCCGACAGACGCATTCCAGAATGTCGTCGACGCCTGGGCTCGCGGTGACGCCCGGAAGACGTCGACAGTGCCGGTGTCCTGGACTATCTGCATGGCACGAGTACAGCCGCCAACGGAACCCTCGACGCCAGGACGACCTCGTTTCTCATCAGCGGCCACTTCCTCCGCGCCGCCGGACAAGAGTGGAGCGACCTGGGAGACGTATGGGCGCGCGTCGAAGCGAAACGGCCCCTGCCCGATGACGTTCCGATGGACCGTGTCACCGCCATGGCCGGCACGTTCCGCAGGCTTCTCGCGATCGATACCAGCCTCGGCCGTGCGCACAGCAACGGGCTTGTCGGGTACGTGGGCAGCCGGAATACGGCACGGCGGCCAAGCCCGAGGGCTGGCCGCGAACGCGGGACGACTCGGCCTAGGCACCCGCGGCATCCTTGCGCGGCGCACACTCGTCCACTGGAACCGCATGGGCTTCACCGCACGCCAACAAGGCATCCTGGGCACGAGCGGCACGCGAGACGATCCTCGGGAGCTGATCATGCATTCGCCCCGAACCGGTGTCCGTCCCTCGGGGCGTCTGGCCTTCTGAACGTGGAGGTGGTCCGATCGTCCAGACGGCGAGCCGGAGCCCTGCCCGCGTCCACAGGTGCCGGCATGATGAGGACGGCAGCCGCGCAAGGCGACACCGTGATGCGCCGTCGTGCGAACGGCTGACCCTGTAAGCAAGCACGCTCCAACCCGTCGCGAGATCGTTGCAGCGGGTTTCTCGTTGCCTCGACGAGGCGTCATCCCGTCCCTCCGGACGCCGAGGGCAGCGCGGTCGGCTCGCGCGAAGTCCCTGTCGGGCAGCGGCGTCCAGTTGCCCATCCACCACCGGTCAGCGCGTGCGGCGGCCCGCCGGCGTCATCGGCCTGCTGAACGGCCCCTTCGGCACCGTCCGCTCGACGGCTGCGAAGGCCCTCCCCATGAGGTGCCGGCGGGTACACCGCCAAGGACCGGAGCACGGCCCGAACGCCGACCCGGCTCGGACGGCCGCGACGGCGGAGCCGGCGCCCCTTTGCGCTGCGGTCCTTCCGCATCTCGAAGTCGTCGCCCCCTGCACCGGGGTACTGCAACGACCACCGGACCGGAGCCACGGCCGCCAGGGGCTTCGCCGTACGTGTACGGGTTCCGTGTACCGGCCCACCCGGTAGGTGGCCGTAGGCGCTACACGTACCGGTAGACAGTGCTGTGGTCCTCCAGTTCCTCCGGTGTCACGCCCCACGGCGGCATCTTCTCGTGCCGCGCGACGATCCGGCCGCGCTGGGCGTCCCCCGGGCCGGGCGGCTTCGCCGGGAGATAGCGGGCACCTCGATGCATCAGCTGCCAGCGAGACCACACGAGGTCGACGAAGGCATGGTGCATCCAGAAGACGGGGTCGTTGACGGAGGCGCCGGTCGCCATGTGGCCGCCGACCCATCGGTGGACCCGGTTGTGGTTGCGCCACGACACGGCGCCGCTCCCCTGCCCCCACCCCTCCAGCTTGTTGCGGAACCCTTTGGCGGACGTGGAGTTCCAGGGGGGCGTGTCGTAGACCGGATCGGCAAGGGTCGTCTTCAGCTCCCTGGCCGTGGGCAGGGCGATGGGGTTCCGGGAGCGGCTCAGGTCGCGCATGAGGTACTCGGCGTCGGTAACCCCCTCTTTGATGGTCCACTGGCCGTGCTGGTAGGCGAAGGGGCCGGTCATGACCTGCCGGTCGGAACGCCGCCCGGTGCCGCCGAGCAGGTCCTCGGTCCACGGTACGGCCGTCGATGTGCGGTCGCGCGTCCAGTCCCAGTACGGCAGGGACACCGACTCGTCGACGCGGCGCAGCGCCCCCTCCATGTCCAGCAGCAACCTGCGGTGCCACGGCAGGAAGGAGGGTGTCATGTGGGCCGCGCGCAGCCCGCCCTCGCCGTCAGGAACCGAGTACTGCATGTGCATGCGCACGTACTCGTCGTACTCGCCGCGGCGTTTGAGCTCGATGAGCGCGGCGACGAACCGGCGCCGCTCGGAAGGGGTGAGCGTGCTGACGTTCTTACGCGTGTACACCATGGCGATGATCCCCCTGTGTCACCTGGCCGCCGCTCGGCGTGCCGCTGTCGTCCATGTGACTGCCGCTTCCGTCCCTGACGTCCAACCGCGCGGTGGGGCCGAGTTCGTCCACAGCCGCGCGCGCCGCGGCGAGCGGCGTCGGATACGACTGGTAGTGGTCGATCATGGTCATCCAACTGCCGTCCACGCGACGCATCAGGTGCAGTGGTCGCCCGTCCACGGTGACGTGCCACGCGCGGGAGACGTCGCCCCCGGGCCGCTCGGCGTCGTCCCTGACGCCGACGATGCGCCGTCCGCGATATGTCTCGTCGAACCGCGCCCTTTCCGGAGAGCCCGACGCGGCCAGGACCGGCGCGAGCGCCACCCCGGCCGCCGCCGCGAACAACCCCCGCAGCACCAGCCTCCGCCGGGGGAAGCCGACGGCACCCCTCGTTGAGTCGGCCGCGTAACTCGCGGAATCCGCCGCCCTGTTCACCGATCCGGTCACGACTTCCGCCCGACCGGCCCTCGACGACCGTCCATCGGCCATGGCGCGCAGCGCGAGCCGTCGGCGAAGGCGTCACCGACCGGCGGGCCGATGTCACCCGACAACTTCTCGCCTGCGCTCGGGGTGGGCGTGGAGTCGCCCCGGCCGCCTTCGAGGGCGGGGGCGAGGAAGGAGACCATGTCACCGTCGAGAGCTTCACCGCTCGATTCCGGGGCGACGGACCTGCCGGGGTCGTCGGCTCGTAATAGGCGCGTTTCGCGGGTAATAGAGGTCACCGCGGCACCTTACAGACGCACCGGAACAGACTAGGACGTTCTCTCACCCGAACGGACCACCGCAGGGCGACATAACCACACGAATGAGGGGTTCATGGCTCGGCGGGCGGTGGTGCCGACAGACGAGACGGGCGGCGGTGAGCGCCCAGCCGAAGCTGATCACCTCGGCACCCAGCGCCGGGGGCGACCGGTGCGGGTGAGCACGGGGCGACCGGTGCGGGTGAGCACGGCGTCCGGGCCGGACATCGGCATTCCTCACCGCAATCCATGAGCCCGTGCGATGGCGAAATCCCGTGTGATGCGAAATTTCTCGCGAGGGATTTCGCATCACACGGGAGAATCTCCTTGCCGAACACCGTCATCGACAACAGGCCACACTCGTGCCGCCGACACGCGATGCGCCCAAATCCGCAGTGAAACGTCGATCGACCGAGAACTCCGACACGCGGAGGGCCGACTCCGCACTGCGCGGAATCGGCCCTCTTCGAAGAATTACCGGGAAATGCCAGAAGCGCTGGATCAGGAAGCGGCGGGCATCGCGTCCGGGGTAGCTGTCAGCTCTCCAGCGGGACGCCGCCCACCAGCGGGGTGCCGGTGCTCAGGGCCGCGGTCGAGCGGTTCACCGCGTTCAGCGCCAACTCCTTGTTCTCCTTGACGTCGAGCACCTCCGACGACTCGAGCGGTGCCACCTTCACGGGCCCCTGGTTGAGGGTGGTCACTGCGTCGTTGAGGCTCTCGTGCGCCACCTCGGTCGCACTGAGGGCGAACGCTGGCGCGGCGGCACCTGCAATGACCAGGGACCCGGTGAGGACAGCGGCAGCCTTCAGAGACTTCATCGTGTTCCTTTCTTCGGCAACGTGAGTAGCCGGAGAGAATTGCTGACGCCGTGCACAACGAGCGCCGACCGGACCGGAAACCCTGTGTACGGCGGATGGCCGAGTCCTCATATGAGATCCCGGAAGGATATGACTCCGAAAGTCGCGGACGCGGGACGAGAAGAGGCGGAGAAGAATAGCCCGTGCGCCGGCACCGTAGGCCGGCGCAACCGCTGGGCGGGCGCAGTCCTCGCCCCACTGCGGCGCACGGCTCGGCCGTCAGGCCAGGCCGGTCCTGACAGCACGGGCAGGCCGCCGACGAGCGATGCGGCGGTGATGAGGTCGAGGCCTCGTTCAGGCGCTTGGTCGCCGGGTGACCTGGCGGGCGTCACCGGAGGCGACCGCCTGGAGGGAGCTGTCGCCCTGTTCACCCAGGACGGTGGAATACGCGGTGTCCTGTCAGCACCGTGCCTTTTCTGTCAACGCGCGCGCTTCTCCTGCGGTCCGCCCCCCATAAGAGGATTTCAGAAAAGTCCGACTTAAGTCATCCAACACACTTGCCGCGTTTAACGTGATTAGCACCGTTAGCGGCTAGAGTGACGCGCATCCATCGACGCGCCTCTTACGCGCGCACCTTCCCTTTGTGCTGCCCCTCTGACACCGCAGCCTTTCCCGAAAGGGCAACGCCGGTCATGCGCAATTCCCTCACCCCCCTGGTGCGCCGTGCGACGGTGGGCGCCCTCGCCCTCGCCGGCATCTGGGCCCCCTCAGGTGCCCTGGCGGTCGCGCCTGCCGCGCCGCCGTCGCCGGAGGCGGGCCGTCTCGCGTTCGCCCAGCGGTACCAGGACCTCCAGCACGGCGGCATCGTCCGCGCGGCCAACGTCTCCATCAGCTGCCGGACGGCACGGCCGGTCCGCGGGTCACAGCCGTCGACGGCGCGTTCCTGCCCGGCCACGCGCGCGGGCGGGACCGGAGTGAACGGCGACTTCGACATGGCCTACGTCGATGTCGACAAGGACCCGAACACCTACAACTCCTCCCGTGCGGAGGTCCGTCTGCCCAAGGGCTCACGGGTCAGCTACGCACGGCTGTACTGGGGTGGCAACCTCCGCGTCGGCGAGCAGAAGCCGCCGAAGGACAATGGGCGGGTGCTGGTCGCCGAACCAGGCGGGAAGTACCGGGAGGTCCTCGCGGACACGGTCGTCGGCCACCGCGTGGCGCATGGTGCGGACGCCTTCCAGGCCTCGGCGAACGTCACGAGGCTGGTCCGGGAGAGCGGGCCGGGTCTGTACACCGTGGCGCAGGTCAACGTGGCGATGGGCAGGTCGGCGGCCGGCGCGTGGGGTGGCTGGACGCTGGTGGTGGCGTACGAGAACGCGGCGCAGCCGCTGCGCCACCTCGCGGTCTGGGACGGCTTCGACGCACTGAAATCCGGCGCGGGGCAGGAGATCCGGTTGCGCGGGCTACGCTTCCCGGCGGGCGCGGGCGGCCGTGCGGGCCTGGTGACGTACGACGGAGACCACGGCGTAACCGGCGACACGCTCACCCTCACGACCACCCGCACACACTCCGCCCCTCCGACCCGCCGGACCACGGTCACCGCCCTCGCCAACGCCGGCAATTCCCGCGACGACGTCCTGAACTCCACGATCAGTGAACCCGGGACGGCCCAGCCGCGGCGTGTACCGGCGTACGCCCGAACCCTCGGCTACGACTCCGATGTGTTCGACCTCGGATCAGGCTTGCGGTACGGCGGTGACCGGTTGGCCTTCCGATTCGTTTCGCAGCGGGACGTGGCCTGGGCCGGCGTGCTCTTCGTCGCCGTCGACGCGCAGCAGTGAGGCGTGTTCCCCAGCGTTCCGAGTGCCAGCGTGAGCCGAGGACATCGCACATGCATCCGTCACCGTCCGACCCTCGACCACGTGTCCTGCACATCACCCAGCCCGTGAACGGGGGAGTCGCCCGCGTCGTGACGGACCTGGTACGGGCGCAGCTCGCGGCCGGTCTGGCCGTCACGGTGGTCTGTCCCGACGGCGCGCTCACCACCGGACTCCGGCCGCTGGGCGCGGACGTACGGCACTGGCACGCGACGCGGACACCGGGGCCGTCGCTCGTGCGGGAGGTACGACACCTCGTCCGTGTGATCGACGACGTACGCCCCCACCTGGTGCACGCGCACAGCGCGAAGGCCGGGCTCGCCGGGCGGCTCGCCGTGCGGGGGCGCATCCCCACCGTGTTCCAGCCTCACGCCTGGTCGTTCGAGGCCGTCGGCGGGGCCACCTCGGCGCTCGCGCTGGCGTGGGAGCGGTGGGGGGCGCGTTGGGCCTCCCGCGTGATGTGCGTGAGCGAGGCGGAGCGCACGACCGGCGTGCGGGCCGGGATCAGTGGGCGGTGGAGTGTCATCCCCAACGGCGTCGACCTGCAGCACTTCCGCCCCGCCCCGGCCGGCACCGTACGGGCCGGGCTGAGCCCGTTGCGCGAGGTCGATCCCGACGCCCCGCTCGTCGTCTGTGTGGGGCGGCTGTGCCGGCAGAAGGGGCAGGACGTCCTGCTGACAGCGTGGAGTTCCATCGCCCGCAGGGTGCCCGGCGCGCGTCTCGTCCTGGTCGGCGACGGGCCGGACCTGGACCAGCTCCGGGCGCGTGCGCCGAGGTCCGTGCTGTTCGCGGGAGCCGTCGCCGACGCGGTCACCTGGTACCAGGCCGCCGATCTCGTCGTTCTGCCGTCCCGTTGGGAGGGCATGGCGCTCGCCCCGCTGGAGGCGATGGCCTGCGGGCGGCCGGTGGTGGTCACCGACGTCGACGGTGCCCGCGAGAGCCTGCCCGGTGCGCTCGCCGCCCGCTGCCTGGTCCCGCCGGAGAACCCGACCGTGCTGGCCAGGGCCGTCACCGAACTGCTGCTCGACCCGCTGGTGCGTGAGTCGCTCGGCCGCCGGGGGCGCCGGTACGTCCTGTCCTCGCACGACGTGCGGCACACCACCGAGGCGGTCGTGGACGTCTATCGCGACCTGATCAGCCTGCGGCCCGCACCACGCGTCGCGCCCCCAGAGCATAGGGAGTCCATCCACTCGTGACCGCGGAAAGCGCCCTCTCCTCCCCCGGCACACAGGCCCGGGATCACCGGTTCCCGCCCGTCTCCGTCATGCCGCCTCGCGGCGCCGCCCGGGGTTCACGGTTCACCGCCCGCAGGCCGCCCGCGCGGCCGGCCTCGCCGATGCCCCTGCTCGTCGCGGACGGCACGGCCGCCCTGCTGGGCGCCCTGACACTGACGGGGGCCCAGTTCCGTCCGCTCCCGCCGGCCCTGCTGGTGGCCGCGTCGCTGTTGCTGCGTCCACGCCGTGTGCGCCCGTCGGCACCGGGGGTCCTGGACGAACTGCCCGCCGTCTGTGGCCGGACCGCGGTGGCCTGGTTGACGCTCGCGGCGCTCGTGGCGGCGTACCGGCCGGACCAGGCGCTGTCCGCCCGCGCCCTGCTGGTGGGCTTCGTCGTGCAGGCGGCGGCGAGCTGCGCGCTGCGCGGCACCGTGCACGCGAGACGGCGCGCGGCACTGCTGAGCCACCCGCACACCGCGCTCGTCATCGGCCCGGCGGCGACCGCGCAGCGCGTGGCCACCGCCGTGCTGCGGCATCCGCAGTGCGGGGTGCGGCCGGTGGGGATCGTGGCCGAACGGCAGGACGGCGCCGAGGGCCTGCCGGTGCTGACGACCGGTGAGGAGGTCGAACGGGCGGTCGTGCAGAACGGCGTGCGCGCGGTGCTGGCCGTCCACCCCTCGGTGCGGACCCAAAAGGGGCCGCTGCTGCGCGCGCTGGCCGAGTGGGGCTGCGTGGTGTGGGAGGTCGACGCCGAGTCCCCGTCGTACGCGGCGCAGGAGCGGCTGGCCGGGTTCTCCTGTCGGCGCCTGGAGATGGCCGCGTCGCGTCGTGGCAGCGCGGCCAAGCGGACGCTCGACGTCCTGGTGTCGGGGACGCTGCTGCTGCTGGTCAGTCCTCTGTTGCTGGTCTGCGCGGTGGCGCTGCGGATCAGCGACGGGCCGGGCGTGGTGTTCCGGCAGGAGCGCATCGGCAAGGGCGGAAAGCCCTTCACCCTGCTGAAGTTCCGCACTCACCGTCCGGTCGACGAGCACGAGGCGGCGACCCGGTGGAGCGTGGCGAACGAACACGAGATGCGCGCGTTCTGCCGCATGCTGCGGCGCACCTCGCTCGACGAGCTGCTCCAGCTGTGGAACGTGCTCCGGGGCGACATGAGCCTGGTCGGTCCGCGGCCCGAACGCCCCTACTTCGTCGCGCAGTTCAGCCGTACCCACCCCGGCTACGCGGCCCGTCACCGCTTGCGGACCGGCATCACCGGCCTCGCCCAGATCCATGGGCTGCGCGGCGACACGTCCATCGAGGACCGCTGCCGCTTCGACAACGTCTACATCGACAACTGGTCGCTGTGGCAGGACGTCTGCATCCTGTTGCGCACCGCGGCCACGCTCGTGCGTCCGACGGGGAGCTGAGAGCCGTGAGCCTCGCACTGACGCCGCTCGCGCGCCGGGGTGCCCTCCTGACGCCGGTACTGCCCGTGGTGGCCGTGCTCGCCGTGCTGGCGCTGCCGCTGCCCCCGAGCGGCGACGCCGGCCCGGGTCCCGCCGACGCGGTGTCCGGGCTCGTGGTGCTGTACTGCGCGATCCGCCTCCTGCGGGAGCGGCGGCGAGCCCTGTCACGTACCGCTGCCGTGGTGCTGGGCCTGCCGGTCATCGGGCTGGCGCTCGCCGCCACGGGGGCGTACTCGCCCGAGGCCGGGATCGCCGGAATGGGCCGGTATCTGCAGATCTTCGTGCTCGTGCCGGCGGCGGTCCTGCTGCTGATCCGCGACCGGGGCGACTTCCGTCTGTTGACCTGGGCGTTCGTGGGCCTCGCGCTCGTGCAGGGGGCCTTCGGAGTGCACCAGTACGTCACCCGGACCGGCGCCTCCTACCAGGGCGAGCCGATCCGGGCGGTCGGCACGTTCGGGCCGCAGGACGTGATGGGCATGGCAACAGTGGTCGCCATCGGCCTGGTGTGCGCGCTCGGTCTCGCGCTCGGGCGGACGTCCGTACGGCAGCGGGGAGTCGCCGCCCTGTGCGCGCTGGCGCTGCTGCTGCCGCTCGCGCTGTCCTTCAGCCGGGGCGCGTGGATCGCCACGGCCGTGACCTGTGCGGTGCAACTGGTGCTGGCCGGACTGCGACGCGCGCTGAAGGTGGCCGCGGCCGTGGCCGCCGCGGGCGTGGTGCTGGTGGGCGGTCTCGGTGCCGGCTCGGCGGTGCTCCAGGAGCGGATCGACAGCATCGGGCAGGTCACCGACGCCCCCGACCAGTCCGTCGTCGACCGTTACACGATGTGGGCGGCCGCCACCGACATGTGGCGCGAGCACCCGCTGACCGGCGTCGGGTTGAAGGGCTTCCCCGAATACCGGGACGGGTACGCCTCGCCGGCTCTGTCGTCGTTCAGCGACACGGAGGGCGCGGGGGCCGCGTACCGGAGGCAGCCGCTGCTGTCGCCGCACAGCATGTACCTGCTGGTGCTGAGCGAGCAGGGCCTGATCGGGTTGCTGGCACTCACCGGGAGCTGGCTGGCGCTGCTGGTGTGCGGGCTGCGGGCGTTGGTGCGGGCCCGCGGGCCGGATGCGCACGGCCTCGACTGCGCTCTGGTCGCCTGCGGGTTGCTGGTCTGGAAACTCACCGACTTCGTGTACGCCGATATCGGCGGCCCGGCCACCGTGCTGACCGCCGTGTGCTTCGGGCTGGTGGCCTGGTGGGCGCTGGCCGGGAGCGGCGATCCGGAGGCTGTGACGCCGGTTCCGGTGGGCGGGAGCGCGGAGAAGGCCATGGCGCGATGACCGTGACGCCGCCGACTCCGGGATACGGGACCGACAGGGCGACCGTACCGCCGGCGCGGGCCGCCGCGCAGGCCGTGGACGGCACCGGCCTCACCGCGCACACCCGGACGTTCCTCGCCAAGGCCACCCTGATCACGGCGTCGCTGTCGGTCGCCGGGGCGCTGCTCGGCCTGGTGCGGGACCAGACGCTGGCCCAGCTCTTCGGGGCGGGCAGTGAGACGGACGCCTTTCTCATCGCGTGGACCGTACCGGAGTTCGCCGCCACACTGCTCATCGAGGACGGGCTGGTCATCGCGCTGATCCCGGCGTTCAGCCTCGCCCTGGTCCGGCGCGCGCAGGGTGCCTCCGGCGACCCGGTCCGTTCCCTGGTCGCCAGTACCCTGCCCCGCCTGTCCCTCTGCCTCGTCGCCGTGTCCGCGCTCGTCATCGGCGTGGCCCCCTACCTGGTCGAGGCTCTGGCACCCGGCCTGCCCGATGCCCGGCTCGCCGCCGACTGCACCCGGCTGACGGCGACCTGTGTACTCAGTTTCGGGCTCGCCGGGTACTGCAGCGCGGCCCTTCGGGCGCACCGCCGCTTCCTGGCACCCGCCATGATCTACGTGGCCTACAACGTCGGCATCATCGCCACGATGTTCCTGCTCGGCGGGAGCTGGGGCGTGCGATCGGCGGCGCTCGGGGTAGCGGTGGGCGGCTGCCTGATGGTCGCGGTGCAACTGCCGCCCTTGTGGCGGCAGCTGAGGAGTCACCCGTTCGCGTCCAGCGGTGTCGGGGCCGAGGCACCCTCGAAGAATCTCGCCCTGATCAGTGCCGTTCTGCTCTTCGCCATGTGCCGCCAGTCCCAGGTCCTGATCGAACGCTTCCTCGCCTCCCCCCTTCCCGCCGGGGCCATCTCGCACCTCAACTACGCCCAGAAGGTGGCCCAGATCCCGATGACGCTGTCACTGATGCTGTGCACGGTCACCTTCCCGGTGGTGGCGCAGGCGCTCGCCGACGGCGACACCGAACGGGCCCGCGCCCGCGTCGAGCGGGACCTGGCGCTGGCTTCCTGCATGGTGCTCGCCGGCGCGGCCATGGTGGTCGCCTGCGCCCCGCAGATCATCGCGATCCTCTTCCAGCGGGGCGCGTTCACCGCGCAGGAC carries:
- a CDS encoding tyrosinase cofactor translates to MVLRGLFAAAAGVALAPVLAASGSPERARFDETYRGRRIVGVRDDAERPGGDVSRAWHVTVDGRPLHLMRRVDGSWMTMIDHYQSYPTPLAAARAAVDELGPTARLDVRDGSGSHMDDSGTPSGGQVTQGDHRHGVHA
- a CDS encoding lipid II flippase MurJ produces the protein MTVTPPTPGYGTDRATVPPARAAAQAVDGTGLTAHTRTFLAKATLITASLSVAGALLGLVRDQTLAQLFGAGSETDAFLIAWTVPEFAATLLIEDGLVIALIPAFSLALVRRAQGASGDPVRSLVASTLPRLSLCLVAVSALVIGVAPYLVEALAPGLPDARLAADCTRLTATCVLSFGLAGYCSAALRAHRRFLAPAMIYVAYNVGIIATMFLLGGSWGVRSAALGVAVGGCLMVAVQLPPLWRQLRSHPFASSGVGAEAPSKNLALISAVLLFAMCRQSQVLIERFLASPLPAGAISHLNYAQKVAQIPMTLSLMLCTVTFPVVAQALADGDTERARARVERDLALASCMVLAGAAMVVACAPQIIAILFQRGAFTAQDTVVTAGVMRVYALGLLGQTLVGVLIRSYFSAGRPTWYPTGAMAVGVGATFWIGQATVTSWGVSGIAAANAVGITVTAALLLVGPPEPKGQAGVGSVRGARRPEGPGAVAARTQPVAPRGRAARYSGRRGVPIRTRRVLSELTRPVLAAGVATVAGAFAASGPKPQVVGLAVGCVTVATVFLVLGRALGDQGCTSAFHSVRTVTRRLRHGRSR
- a CDS encoding O-antigen ligase family protein, which codes for MSLALTPLARRGALLTPVLPVVAVLAVLALPLPPSGDAGPGPADAVSGLVVLYCAIRLLRERRRALSRTAAVVLGLPVIGLALAATGAYSPEAGIAGMGRYLQIFVLVPAAVLLLIRDRGDFRLLTWAFVGLALVQGAFGVHQYVTRTGASYQGEPIRAVGTFGPQDVMGMATVVAIGLVCALGLALGRTSVRQRGVAALCALALLLPLALSFSRGAWIATAVTCAVQLVLAGLRRALKVAAAVAAAGVVLVGGLGAGSAVLQERIDSIGQVTDAPDQSVVDRYTMWAAATDMWREHPLTGVGLKGFPEYRDGYASPALSSFSDTEGAGAAYRRQPLLSPHSMYLLVLSEQGLIGLLALTGSWLALLVCGLRALVRARGPDAHGLDCALVACGLLVWKLTDFVYADIGGPATVLTAVCFGLVAWWALAGSGDPEAVTPVPVGGSAEKAMAR
- a CDS encoding DUF2637 domain-containing protein, producing MEEQLPRATPTARDETSVNTPPAGTPLWNLQELTAELPPLKRLRRGHRKVRERKRLSALQVTSCLIATLAAVIASAVSFFSGMAAYAPLRVIATSRVQSGIVAWWPLLVYGPWLVASLSVLRAALHQRRAVHSWCMILLFSSIAILLCVDQAPKTLLGITAAALPGLAALACFQQAVRQITMTRAPRRTMRRHRSRRSPLHDPSAEEPTGTDVSAP
- a CDS encoding DUF3344 domain-containing protein; this encodes MRNSLTPLVRRATVGALALAGIWAPSGALAVAPAAPPSPEAGRLAFAQRYQDLQHGGIVRAANVSISCRTARPVRGSQPSTARSCPATRAGGTGVNGDFDMAYVDVDKDPNTYNSSRAEVRLPKGSRVSYARLYWGGNLRVGEQKPPKDNGRVLVAEPGGKYREVLADTVVGHRVAHGADAFQASANVTRLVRESGPGLYTVAQVNVAMGRSAAGAWGGWTLVVAYENAAQPLRHLAVWDGFDALKSGAGQEIRLRGLRFPAGAGGRAGLVTYDGDHGVTGDTLTLTTTRTHSAPPTRRTTVTALANAGNSRDDVLNSTISEPGTAQPRRVPAYARTLGYDSDVFDLGSGLRYGGDRLAFRFVSQRDVAWAGVLFVAVDAQQ
- a CDS encoding exopolysaccharide biosynthesis polyprenyl glycosylphosphotransferase, producing MTAESALSSPGTQARDHRFPPVSVMPPRGAARGSRFTARRPPARPASPMPLLVADGTAALLGALTLTGAQFRPLPPALLVAASLLLRPRRVRPSAPGVLDELPAVCGRTAVAWLTLAALVAAYRPDQALSARALLVGFVVQAAASCALRGTVHARRRAALLSHPHTALVIGPAATAQRVATAVLRHPQCGVRPVGIVAERQDGAEGLPVLTTGEEVERAVVQNGVRAVLAVHPSVRTQKGPLLRALAEWGCVVWEVDAESPSYAAQERLAGFSCRRLEMAASRRGSAAKRTLDVLVSGTLLLLVSPLLLVCAVALRISDGPGVVFRQERIGKGGKPFTLLKFRTHRPVDEHEAATRWSVANEHEMRAFCRMLRRTSLDELLQLWNVLRGDMSLVGPRPERPYFVAQFSRTHPGYAARHRLRTGITGLAQIHGLRGDTSIEDRCRFDNVYIDNWSLWQDVCILLRTAATLVRPTGS
- a CDS encoding tyrosinase family protein, translated to MVYTRKNVSTLTPSERRRFVAALIELKRRGEYDEYVRMHMQYSVPDGEGGLRAAHMTPSFLPWHRRLLLDMEGALRRVDESVSLPYWDWTRDRTSTAVPWTEDLLGGTGRRSDRQVMTGPFAYQHGQWTIKEGVTDAEYLMRDLSRSRNPIALPTARELKTTLADPVYDTPPWNSTSAKGFRNKLEGWGQGSGAVSWRNHNRVHRWVGGHMATGASVNDPVFWMHHAFVDLVWSRWQLMHRGARYLPAKPPGPGDAQRGRIVARHEKMPPWGVTPEELEDHSTVYRYV
- a CDS encoding glycosyltransferase, whose protein sequence is MHPSPSDPRPRVLHITQPVNGGVARVVTDLVRAQLAAGLAVTVVCPDGALTTGLRPLGADVRHWHATRTPGPSLVREVRHLVRVIDDVRPHLVHAHSAKAGLAGRLAVRGRIPTVFQPHAWSFEAVGGATSALALAWERWGARWASRVMCVSEAERTTGVRAGISGRWSVIPNGVDLQHFRPAPAGTVRAGLSPLREVDPDAPLVVCVGRLCRQKGQDVLLTAWSSIARRVPGARLVLVGDGPDLDQLRARAPRSVLFAGAVADAVTWYQAADLVVLPSRWEGMALAPLEAMACGRPVVVTDVDGARESLPGALAARCLVPPENPTVLARAVTELLLDPLVRESLGRRGRRYVLSSHDVRHTTEAVVDVYRDLISLRPAPRVAPPEHRESIHS